The DNA region TCCAGTTCCTCGTGCACGATGCGATCCCACGAAAGCGGCAGGACCGTGAGGGGCCCGGGCGGCCGGCGGTGGATCACCTCCGTCCGGAAGCGGCGAAACGGCGGCTCCACCGCCCCCAACCGCATCTGCCACGGACCCGCCGTCACCAATATACCCCACGCCAGGCGTCCGGAGGGGCGATCGAGGCGCATCTCCAGCCCCGTCTCCGCGAACCCCTCGGCCCAAATCCGGGCGTAGACCACCCCTGCCGCCCGAACGGGGCGGGCGTCCGGCGGTGCCGAAAGGGGCGGCCGCCCGCTGATGAGGACCTGTCCTCGGCGCACCACGTCACCGGGCTGCACCACAGGCCACCCTGCGGCCGGGATGACCTGGGTGACGAGTCCGTCCACCGCGGCCACCACGTCACCGGGAGCCAGATCCCGGCGCTGTTCATCCCGCCGGGGCCGCACCTCCACCCGCG from Bacillota bacterium includes:
- a CDS encoding sporulation protein YqfD is translated as AVEVVGTPPPEAAQVRQVLARFGVRPGAWKGQIDPGRVEDGLLRVLPDLAWAEVQVVGSVARVEVRPRRDEQRRDLAPGDVVAAVDGLVTQVIPAAGWPVVQPGDVVRRGQVLISGRPPLSAPPDARPVRAAGVVYARIWAEGFAETGLEMRLDRPSGRLAWGILVTAGPWQMRLGAVEPPFRRFRTEVIHRRPPGPLTVLPLSWDRIVHEELESQVFPLDVQGARRIAEERALEQAASALGLSPDVLERRVNTWEEETGGGQRLIRSRAVIEAVQNIATFLPYPEPSPSPAPPSPSP